The DNA segment GGTCTTCGTGCTGGTGACGCCGGCCTCGCATTTGCTGTTGCCGACGGTGGTGAGCCGTTGCCAGACGTTGCGCTTCGGTTTGCTGGAGGATTCGCAAATCCGCGCCTGGCTGGATCAACAGGGCGAATGGCCGCCGGAGGACGCCGCCCTGCTGGCGCGGCTGGCCGAAGGCAGCATCGGCCGGGCGACGGCCCTGGACCTGGATTTTATCCGGGGTCCGCGTTTATCATTGTTTCAGGACCTGGCGGCCGCGGCGCCCGACGATGCCGCGGCGGCGGTGCTGTTGGGCGATCGGCTGTCCGCAGCGGCGCCGGACCTGCGCGACGGCCTCGAGCTGCTCGCCGGTTTCGTGCGCGACGCGCTGATCTGGCGGATTTCGGGCGACGCGGAACGGGTGCGCAACCGCGACGCGCTGGAGGCGATCCAACGCTACGCCGCGCGGCTGCCGCTCGCGGCGCTGGGTGCTAAAATCCGGTCGCTGGTGCAGGCGCGCCGGCTGATCGAACGCAACGTGAATAAGTCGGCGATCGTCGGCGGGTTGTGCCTCGACCTGATCGCGACCGCGCCGACTTCGTTCGCCGAGGGGAGATTGCCCCGATGAAAATCATCAATATCCGCTTTCCGGGAAGCCGGCGGCTGTATCCGCATCAGCCCGGCGAACTGGAAGTCGCCCCCAACGAGATCCTCGTGGCGGAGGGCGAGCGCGGCCCACGGCTGGGCAGCGCGATCGGCGAGCCGCTCGAGATCGAGTGGACCCTGCCGACGCCGCCGCCGGTCATCTCGCGCAAGGCCCGCGACGAGGATCTGCACAAGGCGCAGGAATTCCGGGCGCGCGAACCCGAGGCTTGCCAGGTCTGCCGGGCCGCCATCGGCGAGCACAACCTGCCGATGAAGCTGGTCAAGGCGGAATACATTTTCGACGGCTCGAAGGTGATCTTCTATTTCACCTCCGAGGGCCGCGTCGATTTTCGCGAACTGGTCCGCAAACTCGCGCAGCGCCTGCGCACCCGCATCGAGATGTACCAGATCGGCGTGCGCGACGAGGCCAAGCTGCTGGGCGGCCTGGGCGTCTGCGGGCGCTCGTTCTGCTGTTCCTCCTGGCTGTCGAACTTCGCCCCGGTGTCGATCCGCATGGCGAAGGATCAGGGGCTGTCGCTCAACCCGGCGAAAGTCTCCGGCGGCTGCGGGCGGCTCTTGTGCTGCCTGGCCTACGAGCACGAGGTTTACGCCGCCTACCGCGAGGGCATGCCGAAGATCGGCAAGCGCGCCGTCACGCCCAAGGGCATCGGACGCGTTTCGCGTTACGACATTTTCACCGACC comes from the Myxococcales bacterium genome and includes:
- the holB gene encoding DNA polymerase III subunit delta' yields the protein MSGFGDIIGHRRTIGVLRNAMRQGKVAHAYLFAGPPGIGKYTVARTFAAALNCQTLPDDACGVCPSCRKFAAGNHPDFVAVTRRDDKTVIVIEQIREVIHSAQYAPFEGKFKVYLIDGAEQLNTEAANALLKTLEEPNARTVFVLVTPASHLLLPTVVSRCQTLRFGLLEDSQIRAWLDQQGEWPPEDAALLARLAEGSIGRATALDLDFIRGPRLSLFQDLAAAAPDDAAAAVLLGDRLSAAAPDLRDGLELLAGFVRDALIWRISGDAERVRNRDALEAIQRYAARLPLAALGAKIRSLVQARRLIERNVNKSAIVGGLCLDLIATAPTSFAEGRLPR
- a CDS encoding stage 0 sporulation protein; this encodes MKIINIRFPGSRRLYPHQPGELEVAPNEILVAEGERGPRLGSAIGEPLEIEWTLPTPPPVISRKARDEDLHKAQEFRAREPEACQVCRAAIGEHNLPMKLVKAEYIFDGSKVIFYFTSEGRVDFRELVRKLAQRLRTRIEMYQIGVRDEAKLLGGLGVCGRSFCCSSWLSNFAPVSIRMAKDQGLSLNPAKVSGGCGRLLCCLAYEHEVYAAYREGMPKIGKRAVTPKGIGRVSRYDIFTDRVFVIFEEGREEGFKREEVQRLSPNAEQAGPAEPEPADNADAELEGNE